In Leptospira harrisiae, a genomic segment contains:
- a CDS encoding toxin-antitoxin system, antitoxin component translates to MPQLSLYIDQETLKKIELAAKKEKVSISQWVKGKLQSSFEKKWPDNYFQLYGSIEDESFKRPDSLSFKNDSKRETF, encoded by the coding sequence ATGCCACAGCTATCGCTATACATAGATCAAGAAACACTCAAAAAAATAGAATTAGCTGCAAAAAAGGAAAAGGTTTCTATATCACAATGGGTGAAAGGGAAATTACAGAGTTCCTTTGAGAAAAAATGGCCTGACAATTATTTTCAATTATATGGTTCAATCGAGGACGAATCTTTCAAAAGGCCAGATTCTTTAAGTTTTAAAAATGATAGTAAGAGAGAGACGTTTTGA
- a CDS encoding NAD(P)H-hydrate epimerase, with translation MKQKPLFTNKESKALDSLAAKELGFSEETLMGMAALSVFHANEDLWKTAESIWILCGTGGNGGDGYALAHTLHQEGYHVKCFATSPNKSEAGKFYESLVLKTLGMIGTVEDFYREWEEAEEDSVLLVDALLGTGFLGDLSEELVELIETINDSDVFFYRLSLDSPSGWNPYVLGDQAKTNVFVYADSIEELGTRKWENIGFIYEKDSIIPRYYESIGFPIRTHLNNDNFSNRFYLEPDPESATSVIKRKNKDHKYSAGSAIFFGGEQGMEGAILLSEEAFSRLGGGISKIFSPSSKITSLILKDDLSKMAKTSSFLEISEDPFFTKTKTIVVGPGLTTYPKDLEGWNLPEGKKMILDAGAIPDFGTKLPKGKNILLTPHVGELNRMTGKTHNSVQTAYDTLIEFCPQNNVYVLLKSFVSLLVCPDGSSYVWESPNPKLATMGTGDLLSGILARYLSLDFEIPESVQLALSFLDHSKQLEEPYPSAHQILKSLVELV, from the coding sequence ATGAAGCAAAAACCCTTATTCACCAATAAAGAATCTAAGGCTTTAGATTCTCTCGCCGCAAAAGAATTAGGGTTTAGCGAAGAGACCTTAATGGGAATGGCTGCCCTTTCTGTATTTCATGCCAATGAAGATTTATGGAAAACAGCAGAGTCCATTTGGATTCTTTGTGGGACAGGAGGGAATGGTGGGGACGGGTATGCCCTCGCCCACACCCTTCACCAAGAAGGATATCATGTTAAATGTTTTGCCACTTCACCAAACAAATCCGAGGCGGGAAAGTTCTACGAATCTTTGGTTTTAAAAACACTCGGAATGATTGGTACTGTAGAGGACTTTTATAGGGAATGGGAAGAGGCAGAGGAAGACTCTGTTTTACTTGTGGATGCCCTCCTTGGAACAGGATTCCTGGGAGACCTCTCTGAAGAACTTGTAGAGCTCATTGAAACCATCAACGATTCCGATGTCTTTTTTTACAGGTTGTCTTTAGACTCACCTAGTGGATGGAATCCATACGTTCTTGGAGATCAGGCAAAAACCAATGTATTTGTTTATGCCGATTCCATTGAAGAACTGGGGACAAGGAAATGGGAAAACATTGGATTTATTTACGAAAAAGATTCCATCATTCCTAGATACTACGAATCCATTGGATTTCCGATTCGTACCCACCTAAACAATGATAACTTTTCTAATCGATTCTACTTAGAACCAGATCCAGAATCCGCAACCTCGGTGATCAAAAGAAAAAACAAAGATCACAAATACAGTGCGGGGTCTGCGATTTTTTTCGGTGGGGAACAAGGCATGGAAGGCGCGATCCTACTATCCGAAGAAGCCTTTTCACGACTTGGTGGAGGGATTAGTAAAATTTTCTCCCCATCTTCAAAAATCACTTCTCTCATTTTAAAAGATGATCTTTCTAAAATGGCAAAGACCTCTTCGTTTTTAGAAATTTCCGAAGATCCTTTTTTTACGAAAACTAAAACAATCGTTGTGGGACCTGGTCTCACAACGTATCCGAAAGATTTGGAAGGATGGAATTTACCCGAAGGTAAAAAAATGATTTTGGATGCGGGAGCCATTCCTGACTTTGGAACGAAACTCCCCAAGGGAAAAAATATCCTTCTCACCCCTCATGTCGGAGAATTAAATCGGATGACGGGAAAAACTCATAACTCTGTTCAGACCGCCTATGATACGTTAATCGAATTCTGTCCACAAAACAATGTATATGTGTTACTCAAATCTTTTGTAAGTCTTCTTGTTTGTCCCGATGGTTCTTCTTATGTTTGGGAATCACCCAATCCAAAACTCGCAACCATGGGAACGGGAGATTTGTTATCAGGAATTTTAGCAAGATACCTGAGTTTGGATTTTGAAATTCCAGAATCGGTTCAGCTAGCCCTATCCTTTTTGGATCATTCCAAACAATTGGAAGAACCCTATCCATCGGCACACCAAATTCTAAAATCCCTTGTGGAGTTAGTATAA
- a CDS encoding LIC_12708 family protein, translating into MLKFNMSTVKLGKASCPVNKKLGNGCCTMRILYLILTLSFFVSCLRFRVENLKEEILFRIPLGQTNESFEGVVVNQVLTNVPLTIPNSSNISAMADNKQAVIKLFDRNGRLDATLGNPDFKSISGIPHYPFRFGGIGIVAMNEDGDLIVQNRISTKGMELPQGQENLYKTYSGAFSTQGTTVLPSFLVQISQKGVVKFMLGASGKNTEPFRYIEFILPGEGEKLFVYHRIAEEMRLSYFEEGELKGNLKESGLDVFASNDSKEYDITLDKLLPHPEGEYVLGSFSYYSKKDKRFKFRRIFRFVFDSKSSEFLKEIQDPSEILFSIRNNGEFYIWETEDGGNAARLQVHDKEGNHINNKRIPFSSPRGQWRETYTDAFDNIYSVRIRAGALEVYRWI; encoded by the coding sequence ATGTTAAAATTTAACATGTCTACTGTCAAGTTAGGAAAAGCGAGTTGTCCTGTAAATAAAAAATTAGGGAATGGATGTTGCACCATGCGAATCCTTTATCTCATCCTCACCCTCTCCTTTTTTGTTTCCTGCCTTCGTTTCCGAGTGGAGAACTTAAAAGAAGAAATCCTATTCCGCATCCCTCTTGGACAAACCAACGAAAGTTTTGAAGGTGTTGTGGTGAACCAAGTCCTCACCAACGTTCCCTTAACCATCCCCAACTCTTCCAATATTAGCGCAATGGCGGACAATAAACAAGCGGTAATCAAACTTTTTGATAGAAATGGAAGGCTTGATGCCACTCTAGGAAACCCGGATTTTAAATCCATTTCCGGAATTCCTCATTATCCGTTTCGATTTGGCGGGATTGGAATTGTTGCCATGAATGAAGACGGCGACCTCATTGTCCAAAATCGAATTTCTACCAAAGGAATGGAACTTCCCCAAGGCCAAGAAAATCTCTACAAAACGTACAGTGGGGCCTTTTCCACCCAAGGAACTACGGTACTTCCATCATTTCTTGTTCAAATTTCCCAAAAAGGTGTCGTGAAATTTATGTTAGGGGCATCTGGAAAAAACACAGAACCGTTCCGTTACATTGAATTTATCCTTCCAGGTGAAGGAGAAAAGTTATTTGTTTACCACCGCATTGCAGAAGAAATGCGACTTTCCTATTTTGAGGAAGGAGAACTAAAAGGGAACTTAAAAGAATCAGGGCTTGATGTATTTGCAAGTAACGATTCCAAAGAATATGACATCACTTTAGATAAACTTTTGCCCCATCCAGAAGGTGAGTATGTTCTCGGATCATTTAGTTATTATTCCAAAAAAGACAAACGGTTTAAGTTTCGTAGGATCTTTCGTTTTGTTTTTGATTCGAAAAGTTCTGAATTTTTAAAAGAGATCCAAGACCCTTCCGAGATTTTATTTTCCATTCGTAACAATGGAGAGTTTTATATTTGGGAAACAGAAGACGGTGGGAATGCGGCTAGGCTCCAAGTCCATGACAAAGAAGGAAATCATATCAACAACAAACGAATTCCTTTTTCTAGCCCACGCGGACAATGGCGAGAAACCTATACAGATGCTTTCGATAATATTTATTCCGTACGGATTCGCGCAGGGGCTTTGGAAGTCTATCGTTGGATATAA
- the rimP gene encoding ribosome maturation factor RimP gives MVYTEENIRELTLRVLAPPLALFSLQVQNRKNHALIEIELDHLTDKTGSASLEDCETVSRRLKEELDLWGEEFDFTLQVSSAGAERVLRLPEDLIRFQGLLVKLEVPLEAGKWDKRLYRLGPVSGDSVELTLYDRKTRHKKNQKSVSMPIAEIRKGNLYLEI, from the coding sequence TTGGTATATACCGAGGAAAACATCAGAGAACTTACTTTACGTGTTCTCGCTCCACCTCTAGCGCTTTTTTCGCTCCAAGTACAGAATCGGAAGAACCACGCCCTCATTGAGATTGAACTGGATCATCTCACAGACAAAACTGGCTCCGCTAGTTTGGAAGACTGTGAGACTGTGTCTAGGAGACTCAAAGAGGAGCTGGATTTATGGGGAGAGGAATTTGATTTCACTCTCCAAGTCTCCTCAGCGGGAGCAGAACGTGTTTTGCGTCTGCCGGAGGATTTAATTCGTTTCCAAGGACTTTTAGTCAAACTAGAAGTGCCGCTGGAAGCAGGGAAATGGGACAAACGATTGTATCGTTTGGGACCGGTTTCGGGGGATTCAGTCGAGCTTACGCTTTACGATCGTAAAACTCGACACAAAAAGAACCAAAAATCGGTATCTATGCCCATCGCAGAAATACGAAAGGGAAATTTGTATTTAGAAATTTAA